The nucleotide window GAGGGATGAGGCGACCTCGCAAGCCGCGGCGGAGCCCTCGACGACGGTCTCCGATATGTCCCGGGGAGCCGCGGAGCCACCGCAGACGTAGATACCTTCCCGGGAGGTCTGAAGTGGTGAAAGGGTGCCCGTCTCGATGAATCCATATTCGTTGGCCGTCACACCCATCACCCGGGCGAGGCCTGCGAGCTGTTTCGAGGGACGAAGCCCGACGGCGAGGACGACGAGGTCAAAGGTCTCCGTGACAACATTGCCGTTCCCGTCGGTGTACGTGATATCGAGGTCCTTCGTATCGGGGTCTTCAAAGACCCTGGAGATGAGGGACCTGATGTACCGGATGCCATACTCTTTCTTCGCCCGTCGGTATTGCTCTTCGTAGCCTTTGCCGAAGGTGCGGGTATCCATGTAGAAGATGGTCGGTTCGATGTCCCGGTGGTGTTCCTTTGAGATGATGGCCTCCTCCATGGCGAACATGCAGCATATCGAAGAACAGTAAGGGTTTTGCCTGTTCCGGCTGCCGACGCACTGGATGAAGGCGATCCTCTTCGGTATCCTTCCGTCGGAGGGCCGCATGACGACGGCGCCGGTCGGACCCGTAGCCGAAAGCACCCGCTCGTAGTCGACACTGGAAAGAACGTTCTCGCAGGAAAGATACCCCAGTTCTCTTGACGTCGAGGCATCGAACTCGTCGAAGCCGCAGGCGATCACGATGCTCCCCACATCGAGGATGCGCTCCACCGGGCCCTCACGATAGTCGATGGCCTCGGGCTTGCACGATTCCTCGCAGATCCCGCAGCCAAGGCAGCGGCGGCAGGAAAGGCACCGTCTTGCCTCCTCGACGGCACTCGCTTCGTCGAGGGTCCCCACGGTCTCCACGAAACCGGCGCGGTCGGCAACGGCCCTGCGGGGGATGCTGACCCGCACCTTTCTCGTGACAGGGAAGGGGACCTCGTCAAGTATCTTGTCGTCCTCGGCGAGGCGTCCTTCGAGGAGGTCCCTGCCTTCGAGGTACCTCGTGATCGATTCGGCCGCGCGCTTGCCCTGGGCGATGGCATCGATGGCGCTGCGCGGGCCCGTCACGGCGTTTCCCCCCGCGAAGACGCCCTTCAGCGTCGTTTCCAGCGAGACGGGATCGACCTTGACCCTGCCGTCGCCATGACGTTCTATGGTGTCAGACGCCGCGAGATAAGCCGTGTCGATCGTCTCGTAGATGACAAGGATCAGCGTGTCCATGGCGAAGGCAACCGTGGTCGATGTATCGTAGAGGGGATCGAAGAGACCCTCCTCGTTGAAGACGCGGACGCAGCGGGCGAGTTCCAACCCTGTGAGCCTGCCCTCCTCGGCGGTGATCCTCAAAGGGCCCCAGGCGTTGTGGAAGACGATGTCCTCCTCGATCGCCTGATCGATCTCCCATCGGTGGGCGGGCATATCGTCCCATTTCTCGAGGGCCACGATATGGACCTCGGCGGCCCCGAGCCTGCGCGCCGTGATGGCCGTGTCCATGGCAACGTTCCCGCCTCCGACGACGAAGACCCTCTTGCCCGGTGAGACATCCTTCCCTGTGTTCACGTCCTTGAGAAAGTCGAGGGCGCTCATGACCCCTCTCGCATCTTCGTTCTCGAGCCCCAGCTTGCGCCTCCCGTGGGCGCCGGAGGCGATGAACGTCGCGTCATGGGACGAAAGGACCTCCTCGAGAGAGATGTCCCGGCCTATCCGCGTGTTCATGGTGAGCTTCGCGCCCATCCGCTCCACGATGGAGAACTCCCGGGCGAGGACATCGCGGGGAAGCCGGTAGGCGGGCACGCCGGCGTAGAGCATTCCGCCCGGCTTTTCGTTGGCGTCGAAGACCGTCACGTTAAAGCCCGCTTTCCTCAACTCCACGGCGCAGGCGAAGCCGGCAGGCCCGGCGCCGATGATCGCAACCTTCCGGTCCTTTTCGGTCTCTGTCACGGGAAGGGGTGGCTCGCGTCTGCCGACCTCGTAGTCGGCGACGAAGCGCTTCAGGGCGCAGATGGCGATGGGCTGGTCCACTTCCTTTCCCCGTAAGCAGGCATTCTCGCAGGGGTGAGCGCAGATCCTCCCGATGATCCCGGGGAAGGGCAGCTTTTCCCGGATGAGGTCGAGGGCCTCGAGGAACCGTCCTTCCGCGACGAGCCCGATGTAGTCGCGGGCGTTGAGGTTGATGGGGCAGGTGTAGATGCAGGGCGAGAGCTGCCTGTCGATCATGTACGTCGAAGGTATGGCCTGGGGAAAGTTGATGAAGGCGGCGCTGCGCAGGGACATTTCTTCGTTGTAGACGTTGCCGACCTCCAGGGGGCACGCCGCGGCGCAGGAGGCGCAGGACGTGCAGCGCGCGGGGTCGATACGCCTCGGCCGCGTGCGAAGTGTCACCCGGAAGTGTCCCGGGCCTCCCTCGAGGCGGAAGACCTCGGAGTTCATGAGGAGCTCGATGTTGGGGTTCTTGCCCACTTCAACGAGCTTCGGTGCCATGACGCACATGGAGCAATCGTTGGTGGGGAATATCTTGTCGAGCTGGGCCATGTTCCCGCCGATGTTGGGTTTGCGGTCCGCGAGGTAGACCTTGAAGCCGGCCTCGGCGAGGTTGAGTGATGACTCCATCCCCGCGATGCCTCCCCCTATGACGAGGACCTTTCCCGTCTTATCCATGGAACCCGCTCTTCCGGTTACCTGAACGCCGGCGTGTCACTGGCATTTTCTCCTGTACAAGGCGTCCCGGTCCTCGTATCCTGAGATCTCTACGACGTCCCTGCGGGACAGCTCCTTGAGGTGATCGAAGACCGCGCCCGGCGCTATCCCCAGCCTTCGCGCCAGCTCCGGCACGGATGCCGTTTCTGTGCCGAGGTTTTCCAGTATCCGGGAACGCTCGACGGCCCGGGCGAGCAGGGGCTCGAAGACGAGGGAGAATTGCCGTTCCGTCATGCGTTCACCATAGGAGTTTCCCGCCATGAGAACGTCCTTTCTTTTCAGGAGCCTCTCGAGTTTCTCCGCCCCGTCGGGGTCGTGACGCCTCACGTATTCAAGCGCCCCGGGGCGCGCCACATCCTGACCGTGGCTGTCTCCGGGTTGGGTCATGCGCTTATCCCTCCGAGTATCTCCACGGACCCTTCTATGCCGGCCATGGATATGAGGTGGTTCCTGCTGCCCTCCGCCCTGCCGAAAAGGGCGAGTTCAAAGACCTCCGTCAGAAAGAGGACGGGGATGCCGGTAAGGTCGCCCCTTAAATGCGCGGTGAGGTCAAGATTGAGCTGGCACAGCGGGCAGGTGGTGACGACGGCATTCGCCCCGGCCTTGACGGCCATCGCCATTATGCGCCCGGAAAGCTGCGCTGTCCTGTCGCTCGCCGTCGCGGTCGACCCCGCGCCGCAGCACTCCGTCTTGAACTGCCAGGGAAGGACGGAGGTCCCGAGGGCGTCGAGAAGGACATCCATGCCTGAGGGGTCTTCGATATCGTCGGAGGAAGGGACGTCCATGATACGGGTGAGGAGGCAGCCGTAATAGGGAACCGCGCGGACCGAGCCGATGCCGTACGCCACGGAAGCGGCGACCCTTTCGACCCCGACGTACTGGAGGAGCGCCTCGATGATGTTCCTCACCTCCACGGAACCCTTCGCGGACATCGGGGCGAGGGCCTCGTTGACCCTCTCCCGCGTCGGCCTGTCGCCGGCTATCCTGAGGGCGCTCGCCCGTGTGCGGGCATAGCAGGCGGAGCAGGGGGCAAGGAGGTGAAGACCCGATCTCTCGGCGATGGCAATGTTGCGGGCATTCAACACATCGGTCAGTTCGTGGTTCATGGCGGGCGCGGCGGCGGCCCCGCAGCACGACCAGTCTTCAAGTTCCCTGAGCTCCACACCGTAAAAGGAGAGGACCTTTCTGAGGGAACGGTCGTAGAAAGAGCTGGATGATGTGAGGGAACAACCCGGAAAGTAGGAGAGGGTGATCATCTGTCCCCGTGTCCCCGCGTGCGGCGTATTATCGCTCCCAGTTCCTTTCTGCCGCGGATATTGTGTGATGACAGGCCGATCCGGCCTTTCTTCAGCATGTCGAGCCCCATGGCCGCGTCTTTCAGGAACTGTCCCTTCGACAGGCGATAGCGCATGATCGTTTCAAATTCGGCGAAGCGCCCGTGCCTCTCCACGCTGTCGATGATGAGGTCGTCAAAACGCCGGACGTCGTTCTTCGCCGCAAGACCGG belongs to Syntrophorhabdus sp. and includes:
- a CDS encoding helix-turn-helix transcriptional regulator → MTQPGDSHGQDVARPGALEYVRRHDPDGAEKLERLLKRKDVLMAGNSYGERMTERQFSLVFEPLLARAVERSRILENLGTETASVPELARRLGIAPGAVFDHLKELSRRDVVEISGYEDRDALYRRKCQ
- a CDS encoding heterodisulfide reductase subunit B, which gives rise to MITLSYFPGCSLTSSSSFYDRSLRKVLSFYGVELRELEDWSCCGAAAAPAMNHELTDVLNARNIAIAERSGLHLLAPCSACYARTRASALRIAGDRPTRERVNEALAPMSAKGSVEVRNIIEALLQYVGVERVAASVAYGIGSVRAVPYYGCLLTRIMDVPSSDDIEDPSGMDVLLDALGTSVLPWQFKTECCGAGSTATASDRTAQLSGRIMAMAVKAGANAVVTTCPLCQLNLDLTAHLRGDLTGIPVLFLTEVFELALFGRAEGSRNHLISMAGIEGSVEILGGISA
- a CDS encoding FAD-dependent oxidoreductase; its protein translation is MDKTGKVLVIGGGIAGMESSLNLAEAGFKVYLADRKPNIGGNMAQLDKIFPTNDCSMCVMAPKLVEVGKNPNIELLMNSEVFRLEGGPGHFRVTLRTRPRRIDPARCTSCASCAAACPLEVGNVYNEEMSLRSAAFINFPQAIPSTYMIDRQLSPCIYTCPINLNARDYIGLVAEGRFLEALDLIREKLPFPGIIGRICAHPCENACLRGKEVDQPIAICALKRFVADYEVGRREPPLPVTETEKDRKVAIIGAGPAGFACAVELRKAGFNVTVFDANEKPGGMLYAGVPAYRLPRDVLAREFSIVERMGAKLTMNTRIGRDISLEEVLSSHDATFIASGAHGRRKLGLENEDARGVMSALDFLKDVNTGKDVSPGKRVFVVGGGNVAMDTAITARRLGAAEVHIVALEKWDDMPAHRWEIDQAIEEDIVFHNAWGPLRITAEEGRLTGLELARCVRVFNEEGLFDPLYDTSTTVAFAMDTLILVIYETIDTAYLAASDTIERHGDGRVKVDPVSLETTLKGVFAGGNAVTGPRSAIDAIAQGKRAAESITRYLEGRDLLEGRLAEDDKILDEVPFPVTRKVRVSIPRRAVADRAGFVETVGTLDEASAVEEARRCLSCRRCLGCGICEESCKPEAIDYREGPVERILDVGSIVIACGFDEFDASTSRELGYLSCENVLSSVDYERVLSATGPTGAVVMRPSDGRIPKRIAFIQCVGSRNRQNPYCSSICCMFAMEEAIISKEHHRDIEPTIFYMDTRTFGKGYEEQYRRAKKEYGIRYIRSLISRVFEDPDTKDLDITYTDGNGNVVTETFDLVVLAVGLRPSKQLAGLARVMGVTANEYGFIETGTLSPLQTSREGIYVCGGSAAPRDISETVVEGSAAACEVASSLASTRWQDIEVPRLPDERDVSGERPRIGVFVCNCGVNIGGIVDVPEVKRYAEGLPDVVLAEQYLFTCSQDTQEKIKGIVRDEKLNRVIVASCSTRTHEPIFRSLIRDAGLNKYLFEMANIRDQCSWVHMHEKEKATQKAKDLVRMAVANARHIEPLTETTLPVEPSALIVGGGIAGMTSALSLADQGFEVHLVEKGPRLGGNLVNIFHTIEGIDVQEILRGVIERVTGHGHIYLHMDSEVIASEGSRGNFLTEIMTAGLSEPEEIRHGIVILATGASELRPLGQYLFGEDERVTTQLALEKALKDMSLPEPKECVMIQCVGSRNEERPYCSRTCCVTALKNAMSMKKRWPGTAITIMFRDMMTYGFLERYYTAARRMGIRFVRFAPEDPPVVEARADALYVRCTDASLHEVVTRRADRVVLAAASIPNDTSSLAGVFKLPRTREGFFHEAHMKLKPIDFAADGLYMAGSCHSPKNIREVIAEAKGAAARAATTLAKDTITVSAMTARVEPEKCAACLTCVRVCPYSVPVIGDEGKAVIDTTKCKGCGTCVAECPAKAIDLMHSR